One Arachis hypogaea cultivar Tifrunner chromosome 18, arahy.Tifrunner.gnm2.J5K5, whole genome shotgun sequence genomic window, CCTGATTATGATTATGGAGTGCAACACAAAGGCTACAAATGTTTAATTGCCGCTGAAAAACTTATCCTCAGCAATCATTACAAATTCATCCATACTACACCTACACACATAACATTAAGAGTTTTATTCACTACTTAGAACCCATCTGGGAAGTAGCAgaagctaatttttttttttttacttttaaattatgaaaagtcTCTATATGCGTGTTTGGCACCATTTTAAAAGAAAGCTTTTAACTTTCCAAAAAGTTAATTCACAGTTTTTTGAAGAAGtagaaatatataattttttcttcttGACAAGTCATTCTATCACttccataaaataaaattgacttcaaaacaaaaaatatctacTTTTATTCTTGCTCTGTGAAAAAATGTTTCTTGTTTTTGCTAATACTGACCCTCCATCACCATTTTCACGCAAGATTCCATCTGATATAAGTACTGGCCTTCCACCATCATTTTTAAGCAATGTTCCATCTGTTGGAAAATATTGGCCCTCCACCACCATTTTAAAACAATGTTTCATTTGAACCACCTCTTATATATATTccttcagttttaattttattttatttcacgtgtgattttaaaattaaaatttttgtgaattaaaattttattactattcACTACATACAAAAATATCATTATGGTGAAGGTGAAGTAGAAAAACTAGTTTCTAATGATATTACATAGGAAGAACCAATTGCCTACAAAATGGAACTAATAAGAAAGCAAATAAAAAATCAGTTGCCTAAACGATCTTATTaggttatgtaaaattaatattcaatattaaaaaatatttgttatcatCATTGTTTTAATATCcattttattatgtaaaaaaaattgtatttttttagttatttatcaAAACgctacaattttaaaataagtacttttataactaaaaattcaagtataaaataacttatttataagttactctaaataaaagtccttatcttttaaacttttttttaaaaaagatcatttaaattatttactcAACTGGACCTTAGtatcaatcaaattttaaatccGAGTACACTCATTGCAAGACTAAAGTCTTGCCACAACAGCAGTCTTTTAAGAAAATGAGAAAAGCATAGTCTCATTGACTGCTGTTATGACCCAACCAATTCTACCCGCTGAATAACGGCAGTAGCCCAATATGGCAGCTTACCCCAACACCCCATAACCATATAAACTTTGACCTCCACTACATCATTTCATTTTTATCAAAACAACCAgccagaagaaaaaaaaaaaaaaggtgcgtGATTCTGAACTTATAATACACTCCCGGAATGATGACCCAGAGTGTGAATATTTGTGCATAGCTaatccaaaaatattaaattagatatGCTATTAGAATTGAACATTTAACTCTAAAAGCTATCTTAAGAGAAGAGAATTATCTTACACTTATACACATCATAgagatcttattttttattttttataaatgtaTAACTTGTCCTAGTTGTATATAATATAGTAACAGTAAATAATAAACACTCAAATTCATCCTTAACGTATTTTTAAAATcctttataattattataaattggtcatttgttattttcaataaaaaatttaatatgtatattgaataaataaaattttttaacaaattttattataagataattaaattaaaaaaatatcattatcatcagacaaattaattttccTTATCAAAAAGCCGATGCATCTTGAGagtttttagaataataaaaatttgtttgagACTGAATTGTTGAATCTAAAACTATTTGGAACCATATAATTATGGGAGTAATTTACCGATGTGCAGCAAGCAAGTACAACACTTACATGCAAGTATTATCAGTATAACCCTACTATATATATCTTTACTACATTCTGTAGACACCATTCCATTGGGTTGGATAATTGCAGAACATTATTCAACCGACAAGAAATAAACAAAAGGCACCTGCACTTTGGTCATTACTCATTACCTTAAAAATCAACTTTGAGAATCAACACCAAGTTGTATCAGGAATGAACAAAAGGACATGATTACTTACCAAATATCTTACATCCATCTCTTATGTCCAGATGCATTCTTAGCCCCACCAAGAgaccttcttctactctttttcaaGTCCCCACGAACTGACAGTTGCTTTTGGCTCGAAGAGGAAGCTGCATTGAATTTCCTGTTACTTGAAACTTCTTTAAGAGGACTCACGGATCGAGATCTAGATACTTTTGCAGGGGCAGATTTCTGATTCTTTGCTGAAGGCAAATAATGTGGAGTATCTCTTGCATTGTTGATTGGAATACTATCTGAATCGGAAGATGAAGGACTGCTAGTGCTATCCATATCATAGATGAGATTGTCCCTCATTTGAGGCAGCACACTGCTACCGTTGGATTCACCGGCAGTGAAGGAGGCTCGACGTTCTCTGGTAAGCTGCATAACCTACACTCAATAGTGGAAAAAACCAGTTATGTCTTAATTCTTATGTGTTGCCACTTCTTAGAAAAATTATGTGTGTCCTTATTCATTATCATCTCAAAATGACAATATCTTGTATAAGCTTCTTACCTTTTGTTCTAGAACCACCAAATCCTTCTTTAATTTTGAGATCGTCGAATTCTTCCTACGTATGATGTCTTCTAGTTCAGCAGCCCTCTGTTTTAAACAGTATCACAAGTGATTAGTAAACCAGATAAAAGAAGAATTTGAATGCAATGTGAATGAGTATTATCACCTTGTAATTAGCAGCCTCAGAGGATTTCATCAGGGTGGTTAGATCCTTAATTGTTGCATCTTTCTCTTCACAATCCCTCTTAAGATTATAAATATCTTGTTCTACAACCAAGTTGTTTAACTATATATAAATAGCACACGAGAACACTAATCAGGAATAATGTCAGATAAAGGTTCTTCAAAAGTCATTGCATATATTGCTCGACAAGAACAACTATGAAGTAATGAAGTTTATATGATTGTTTGAAACCCAGGTGCGGTTATCTTTGTGTGAAGATAGTTGAAAAAACGTTAAATGGCAATTTAATCAAACATGTCAAATCATTTAATAGTTCTCAATTATCGACTTTATAGGAAGAGTCGAAGACATATGAGTCTCTATCTATATGATTACAGTGAAGACAATATTATTACCTGAATCTCTGCAGAAGAGGTGACACTTGAAGCCCAATCTGACAAATCAGACATTCTTCGTTCCTCTTGTTCTTCATTAGAAAAAGAATTCTTGCATTGGATAAACTCATTTCCAATGGAGTCTCTTGTAACAGATGCACCCTGCTAACAAAGTGAATTAGTGAATGATTAAAACAGTGTCATAAAATGTTGAGTAAACAGAAGAGCTTCATAGTCACCAATTCATTGAAAAGGTCATAATGTTGTTCACAATGCCAACAACCACAATCAACAAACTTGATTTTCTCAGCGCCAAACGCCTCACTCGATTGCAATTCTCCATCCTTGTTTGATAATTTGTTGAAGGCAGCAGTTGAGAGCTCTTTAGTGCCGTTTAACTGCTCACAAAGATCGTCAAGCTTCTGCTGCATGCTTGATAGCACCTGGTCCTGGTAAGTAAAAAgccacaaaaacaaaacaaaatcatgatttcaaaacaagaaaacaagcATACGAATAGTTTATTTAAGTTTCGAATCAAATGCAAACCAAGCGTCCCTACTACCATAGAAAGTGAAATTTCGAATCGAATCTTAAAAAGGAGACATAATCATGAAAAGGAAACACAAAATTCTAATAATATCTTATTCAGATCATGATATGCATTAAACTAATCAAATTGAGAAGAGTGAAAGTGAAAGGAAAAGGAATCAATCTACTACCCTAAGCTCAACGGACTTCTTAAGGTTCCATATCTGCTTATTCTTCTTGGACTCAGAAACCGCAACGGCAATAACCGCAACTAACAGAAACCTCTGAACAGGTGTGAAGAGCTCCCACGCAAGCGCTTCCTCTCCGGTTAGCCCAACGGTTCTAGCTGAGCTGGCATTCTCCGCGTTAACCAGCCGTCCCTGCAGGGATATCCACGCCACCGGAGGCTTATCCGAAGGGACAGGGATCCTGGACCGCCGTTGGAAGGTGGCAGAGAGGCGGCGACCGGTGGTGGAGAAGGGAGCTACTGATACGAGAGGCGCAGGAGGCGCGTGGTGAGGAGCGTGTTCATTTACAGAAGTATCGTCCATTGAATTTGAACGTTTGAGATTTGAGTATTCAAATTTTTGCGTTTTGAGAGGGAAAAAATAACAGCCGCTGCACGATTACCCTAAGGCAAACGCTGCCAAAATTCTACGCTATAGTACAAATTAGTTACATGCTTCCACTTCCACAATccaccctctcttcctctctctctcttcttccattgttttcttttttttagaaaatgTTCATTTACAAATTTATTTAGGTTATTACCATTTGAAGGTCTACACCGTTTCGATTTGATTCCGatgttttatttgatttattgtcattttttttatttttaatttttcttttaatacaaaattCAACTAGTGATTAATAGTAGTTACTTATTTTATCATtagaaaattaataaaagtaGAGTATGCTAgtgtaaatatttaatttaaagggTCACTCCatttaaaaaggaataaaaatatCATTTGGCATTGAATACTTGTTTGAATAAGTTTATGTATAAAATCCTGTGCTATTAAAGCTCGCAGGGCTAATGAAGATTATATTCATCCAGGTAATTAACAAGTCAAAGGAAATCAATTATTTCCAAATTAATGTTGATTGAGAGCCTTTCTATGTAATATTAACAAGTATATAACTTGTATTCTAATAACACATGTTAAATGTAAATctaaataattagtaaattagtaaataattaatcaataaattaattattaattatagaaattagaaaataaaatttgatagtTTAATGTAATAGAGCTacataaaataagaattttgacactaatttttaaaaaaattggtctAAAATTAGACCGAATAGATCGAACCAGACGAATCGGGCCTAAAACAGGCCCAAGACCCAATTCAATTTTACCCTCACTTTAGGGTTTAAATCTCCGCTGAGACTGGATGTTGTTTAAGAACCCATAGTACCCAtgtagtgtgtgtgagtgtgttgtgtGAGTGTGTGAAGCATGGGCCTAATAATGCCTATGATTAGGGATTGTCCAATCTACttgactaaagaaaaaaaaaaggggcaacAGCCCTTCTTCCTTCCCTCGTTATGTTTCACGCCGGAAACTTGAGGAAGGGGAAGAAACCCCATTAGAAAACCTTTGGTTTGATTTTCAATTTCACGTAACTTTTAATTCGGAGCTCCAATCGCCACACTGTTTGTGGCTACGCGTTCACCGCGACGAGCTCTACAAGACTCATccaacaatttcataggtaagcttTATTTTCACTCCATGCAGCTCAGTccataatttcgaaaataaattggGTTTAGTGTTGAGAAATTGTGTAATTTCGGTGTTTAGGACTGAATTGGCTTCGTGACCTTGATGGGTCTTGTATTAATTCTCTGTGGGTAAGGTGAGATAACTCAAACCCTTGTAAAATCTGTGATTAAGTGAAATTTATATTGATTTAGTGATAAATATTTGTATTAGAGTGAGTTGTGGGTTGTTTTGGGACATGTTGGTGGTCATTGGTGATGTTGGAGACTTGACGTTAGACTTTGGGAAGCTGGAGATCCATTTGGTGTGACTTCGAAAGCTTGGGTCCTTGCAGAACGGTGCTAATCGTAGTGTTACGGGTTTTATCGAAAAATTGGTCAAGGTATGatttaggtttctcgtatttattatataatgtcttgtgaaaacttaggttagatgacCTTAAGATAGGTTGTATGGCATGTATGGTTAAGGATTAATGACTAGTGTTGATGATTATTGTTTCGGTGGTTGAAATGTATATTGAATGTTTGATGATGGTAAATGTTGAGTAATAATGATGATGAGATTATgtgatgataatgaattatgaatgtgATGTTGCATAAGAGAAGGCTATATATGATTTGTGTTGAAAATGATTGAGTATGAGATTATGTTGGTTATGAGTTCTTGAGGGTGAATTTGATAAGTTGTATAATAATGTGTAATGGAATAAATGAGAAGGCTGAGTTAATAGTTGATAGATTTAGGTGATGTTTAGAAGTATAAGTATAGAATATTGGTATTGAGTTTTGATTTTTgatgaaaattgaggtttgaaACTTTTTGTGTAAAACTGATTTTCGGTCGAACTTCGGCGAAGTCCATACCCTCAAAtgatttcaaatttgtttcatatgaaaattgagtccgtgaagtttataacgttcgaagaacggaagaaaaatgatttaaaacaaaaagttatgcgcgtcggaagttcGGAGGGCAAGGTTGAAGTTCTGCAGCACTCAGCAATTTCGCTAATCTGCAAGTATTGCGTATGCGACCAATGCACGTGACGCGACCAACCTCTACGGGTAGGGTGCTTGCGTACGCGAGCAAGAAAACATACGCCAACGCGTAGCGTGgccgacgcatacgcatgaccccAATTTCAACAAACATATACGCGAGCAAGAAAACAcacgcccatgcgtacgcgtggccgacGCATACGCATGATCCCAATTTCAGCAAacataaattttgtattttaaagtttaatttcAAACCTCTAAACTTTTATTTTCATTCCTTTAGCTCTAAATCTTGTTAGTAAGTCTAGTAATAGGATAAAATTAGGAAATGGTGGTAacttgaagataaaaaaaatacttttaaaaggtAATAGGTGGTTGGGGAAGATGGTACTTGATTGATAAGGATGATCAAAGTGGCATATAAGGCAAATAAGCGAGTAAAGTAACTTGGAAAATGATATGTGAGACAATTGATGATGTTAATTAATGGAGAATGATGAAATGAGCTATGAGTTAATATTGAGAACGTAAATGTTATTTCTGAGATATGATTAAATTgttattgagcttggggtgttgtctcccCCATGTCAGCTTTGGATTCATCCCATGGATGATATTGAGTTTGGGTGTTGTCTTCCCCATGTCAGCTGAAAATTTTTCCtgtgaatattattgagcttggggtgttgtcCCTATGTTAGCTTGGGGCATTGTCTCCCCATGTTAGCATGGGTTCCTGCCCATGGTTATCATTGAACTTGGGGTGTTGTCTCCCCCATATCAGCTTGGAATTCTTTCCATGGTTAATTTCACATGGTTATCTATCATGACATGTTGGGTTGGCTACAtaaccgacagttgatatcaacagtcataggacaggcatacattatGTGCATATTGTCTGATTTGCTTGCTTGTGAACTATATGGGATTGCATACGTGATTATAATATGCTATTTGTTATAATTGTTATCTGTATTACTTGTGAACTACTTGTGTTTGCCTTGTTTTACTTGTTTGTCTGTGCAACTCAGGATATGGAGAAACGGAGGAAAGGTGGAAAAAGATAAGTGTGTATGTTAAGTTTGGTTAGGTTGAGAACCTTTAGACGACCACCTATTTATGACTTCTGTTTTTAATTCCTTAAACTTtatatctgagtgtcggcgttctaggattgcctatggcattctcaggaccttatattttatatgcgtggcacctttaccatgctgagaatctTCAGTTCTCACTTCTCACCCcatattatattgttattttttagatgcaggtcgagaggctcctcggtAGGCGTCTGGACTTCTGTAGCGGAGCGATTTTCTgggttttatttttatgtatagttTATGCTTATATATGTACCTCTTAAAGGTTTATGGAGAATTAGGGTTTATCTTTGTATTTTAGGTtttgggatatgtatatatatgtatgtaaatattctccggccagtcttaacttcgcaggctgagttaggagtttGTTATTTTGTACTTTTGACCCTCTATTCCCACTTTCTGTTTAATTATACCTATGATCTCTAGTTTTCTTCGTACGCAAGTTTTCCGTTTACGTGAGCGTTACGacttttgttttaaacttttctTCACAGGCTCCTCGGTATAAATTCCtttcaattaatattattatatatttatacatttttacttttagaggtcgtaatacctcaccacctctatcttataacttaagcataagattctgtatggtagggtgttacattaaaagttataaattaaaaatatttttattaaaaatataaagttaagtttttaatatatttattttttatttattaaataaaaatatttaaaattttttattaataggagttttttcatatatttttaaagCACACATTAACTAATCTctgtatataactatatatactaGAGTGAGACTCGTGCGATGCGCAGGACAGTAAATTAATAatagtatataatatattttaaaaagtattatatTAATTAGAAATCAAttaaagtataaacaaattaatattaaatttgatgttttttatttaaaatattttataatacaaaAGTTTTTTTATATTGAAGTTGTATATCGctgtatctttattttttttatttcaattaacgGACTTCGCCTTTTTATATGGTACTTGtccttttttattttcagttaGTTATTGTTGgagttatttctttcttcttcctatattatatttttgtgaagacatattttttttaaactgttgacttgtatatattttttaatctattatcttttttctatctttgtatatatattattcgtCTGGAAATGTATCTTAGATTcgtttacttttttttcttaatttttttatttgtatgtcATCTAGGTCTGATGATATTAGTATTAATAAAGTTGGTTCCTATAATCAATGAAGAATATAAATGAGTAATATTAATAATactttgaataaataaaatttttgttgtaTTATCTAATTTTTTACTCATAAACTtgttttaaaaatacaataaatatttttagtttgtaCCTAATCATCTAATAGaatcatttttaaataaataggATGTTCTTTAtttgttggtgtaaatattttttgtaggcGAACCATGAATGGTAAAATAAAGTAATAGCAATAAGAGTCTTATGTATAATACATAAGTATGTCAAATAGTATGAAATTTGAATAGTTTGTAACTTAAAATTTGTTATGATaacattttatgatatttttaatatagatgtttattgtatttaattaatactttatatttctattaaataataagatgtaataaattaattaattatgggagttatggttttattttttttatttttaattttttaaaatttgattggttgatttttaaattttgctaaGTAAGCAAACGTGCTAACGtggcattattaaaaaaatacagaTGACTTAAATTTAACATACAAAAACTTTGGCATCAATTTTTATAGTGGTGGTTTTGCATTGGGCCTTTGATCACCTTCTTGAAAAACCGGTAACAAACTCGCGGTTTTTGAATAGGCCATGTTTAAACATACGTTTGCATTGTTTCGGGTGGATCAAATGTTAACTCCAAGTTTTTATTACACATATTTTCTAATTAAGGACATTCATTAAAAATGCTTGCATTTTATTTGTACTTCATGACAATATTCGGACATCCTTTATTATATCTTTCACGGTTCTATTGATTTACAAAACTTCAAAGAAATAATTTGAATCAGTTGTCgttttatcattttaattattaGGTTCATCCCCCGAAAGGGAGCTTATAATAAGGAAGCATTTCATTATTATGCCGTTTTTATTCCATATGTTATATTTATATCcaattgaaaagaagaaaaatttcaagttgCGCTAGATTACCTTCTCCATCCATCTGAATCGGAACCATTGAAAAAGACATTGATTCGGTGAATATTATTGGTAGCAGCCAAGGACTATGACACTGATGCagtaaaggaaattaaagaaggtCCCCCACACTTATAGGCATTGCAAATAGAAGCTGCGTGTCTCCACGAGGCTCACTACCTACAAATTTCAAATTTGTTTATATTacttgtacaccaaaatcagcaattaaaattaacaattaatataaaatatatattaaaatataaatacatattaaaaataaattaaatcacatatatatttatacacaattatattagtaactaattttaataattaattttaatgccgTAAATCTCTTTACACGAAAATTCAATAAACAATTGAGAGATTTACTTAGGGGTTAGGGCAAGTGACTAAAGACTTGCATGCTGACGTCATGTGTGACATGGGCCTCACTTATATATGATTTTGGGGTATTGGACCCCACCACATGGCCCAATGTGGTTATGCTGACTCGTCTTGTCCATTGGCTCCAGCTGTACCCATATCCATACCAACCTTTCTCTCTTTAAAGCCATATCAAACCCTTCCACCAGCACTGAACCCATTTTCTGCACTCTTTTGTATTCATTCTCACTATCATCGACATGAAATTCATGATGCCAACTAAATGATGAACACACTGTTCTTTTGTAGTAAAAGTAACACTTCATTTTTTACATATTTATTCTTTAGAATTAGTTAAGCAAATTTGTAGCATCCTTTGCAACAGGCCTCCACATCAATGTAGTTAGTTATTATAATTGATAGTATTTTAGACATGAATGCTAATAACAATAACAGAAAAAGAATAGAGAAATCCATATTTATATAAGGAGATCCAAAAATCAATAGTGATAGCAGGGAGGAGTAGTACCATTCATACAGGCAATAGAGATAATGAATCCCAAAAGCGGAAATGAAAGCAACCCCGTAATGGCTTTATCGAACACACCCAAAtctaagaaataaagaaagtttGTAAATAGCATAATTGCAAGGTAAACAAACAGTAAAACCTCAGtatcagaaaagaaaaaaatgtcggCCTGGTCCCCCTAATCCTATAGCCCCGTGTCTTCCATGCCAAGTCATTGTGAACCGAACATGCGtgtaaaataaatacttgtttcaAAAATTAGTGGATACTTCAACGATAATGTCTTCACACAAAGATTATATTATAAATGGTTAGATAGATTAATATGTTTGACTCTACGATCTAATAATTCACAATATTATCTTCGTGTAAAATATCCTCATTGAAGTATCCACTCCAAAAATTAAAGTACAGAAAATTAGAGTTATACCTCTAACAATATTCATAACTTAATATTATTAATGAATTTGAGTTTTTTCATAATATACTGCAAGATCAGATCAAGAGTTCTACAAATGGGGCCCTTGAAGGCTTACAAAGCAATaacttacaaaataaaattttgtacaGATCCAATGTCATGTGCCTTCAAAAGTCCGCTTTTTATGGTTGAATTTTCTTCAACCGTTGAAGAAGATGGCACATTGGTGTGGCTTCCTACACTACAGCCACAGCCACATAAATttatctctctctctatctcttttTTCTTCTGTGTACATTAAGGGTTCACATAATCATAAATGTCATCTTTGAAAGTGCAGAAACAGAGAAAACCTACCCTATATCTTAGCTTCGTAACCAAATTATTACAAATCTGTACATAAAGACTAAAAGTAGATATAAATGTCACCCCCTCTTTCCTGTTATTGCTGTGGCTTGGAAGAACACGTACACTTAGCTTGACAGTCTGAAAGCGTCTGTACAAATGTACAAAAATAGATATACTTACATTCCatgatccaaaaagaaaaaacatagCATGTGCTATTTGGTCCTAAAATTGTGTTAGATTTTGAAGTTATATACATTTTAATTCTAATAAGATGTGCAACCAAATTAAATCTATGTTGAGAATTGAGATAGCTAGGTTGGTACTTGTTAGGTGATTATCATGCATACCTCAACTTGCTTTTGAAGGTCTTTGATGTAATCGACAGCCAAATCCAACATGTCTGCTGTGTTTGTTTGCTGCAAAAGGGAAAAAAGATTTAAACAAGGTTCATGCATGCCTCCACCACCCTCCACAATCCACATACATAGTTTGTGCCTTGAATCAGAATCTAATTACCTTGTCCATGTTAGGCACCAGATCTTGTAGTTTCCTCATACGCTCACTTATTTTAGTTCTTCTAACCTAAATGCAAGTTCCACAAACATACCCAAACATTATAAATGGTTTGATGCTttccaaaagaagaaaaagtgatCAAGGGAATTTAATTGGTTGGTTGTCTTTTGTCTACTTTAGAATCAAGAATCACAAAAGTATGATGGAAAAGAAAACATTGGCTAGAAATAATTGTACCCTCTCTGCAATGCTTCTTGGGTGAGTGGCACAGCCTCTCTTGGCACGAATTTTGCACGGAACAGAATCTGAAAATTGCAAGAACTTCTCAATGGCTGCCATTTCAGCTGAAGTATTTGGCAAACTCATTTGATGAGCCAAAGGAGCAGCTTGCTGTCCTCTACTTTCGTTCTGATCAAGATCAATGCAATAAAATCATGTCAATggcattaaatttgaaaacaaaCTAATTCACTACCTTGCTGAGTTACTTGTATATAACCCTACattaacaagaaaaagaatcaaaatTATTTCTATCTACAAACAAACCTGAGTCTCAGCTGCATTCAAACCAGAAGAAAATGGCTTCACATCATCATCTCTGAATCTTTTTAGACCAGCAACAATGTCATTCACGGCGACAGAATCATCCCAGGGCGCCAACTCCGTGATGAAATCCTCGCCCTGGGTTTCCCCAAAAGCTTCAGCATCTGGATTGTCTTCTCTGCTGTCCCTATTGCCAATCTCAGCTATTGAAGACATTCTCCCGGAGGCGGAGGAGGAGTAGTTCTGTGGATTCTTCAACCtccttgtccttgaagaagagaACTTCACTTCTTCCACACTCTTATTTACTGCTCCTAAAGTTCCCATCCCTCGCATATCAACAACATACCCTGCCAAATTAAGCTTGCATAACTTATTTCAACAACCAACCAACTAAccctaattttaatcaaaatctGAAATCTTAATTAAATACTAGTATGAGTTACTACTAGTTATTAGCCTTTAATTTTGGTtataaggcgggattcgaaccggCGCCGACGAGTGAACTAACCACTCACCAGCTCATtagactttatatatatatatacatatagaatGTTCTAGTAATGATGAAGAAAAATAGTGAAGATAGGTACCATTTTCAATGTGAATTTGGGAAAATAGTCCAGCAGGTGAGCTACTGTGCCTAACAAGATTAGATTGATTCTTCGTCTGCGGCAAccgattattgttattattattattagaatacaCTCCTTCTACACCACCGGAGGAAGcaagattctgattctgattcggCAACGGCGGTCTCGACGTGCTTTGATAGTTGAAGCTATTGACGTTgttctgctgctgctgctgctggtgGTGTTGAAAGAGAAGAGGTTGCGAGGGAGTGATATCGTGTTCTTCTTTGACAGAAGAAGAATCGAGATGGAGTGAATCGTCTTCAGGTGCAGCATCGTCACGGAGACTGTTCATGAACCTGGAGAAGACTCGCTCTGTTTCTGGACTTGACGGACGGTTGAAAATGTGCTCGTAGAATTCGCGGTCAATTATGTCCGTGAAGTATGAACTCGGTGCCGATCGGTACCGTGT contains:
- the LOC112772874 gene encoding uncharacterized protein isoform X1; its protein translation is MDDTSVNEHAPHHAPPAPLVSVAPFSTTGRRLSATFQRRSRIPVPSDKPPVAWISLQGRLVNAENASSARTVGLTGEEALAWELFTPVQRFLLVAVIAVAVSESKKNKQIWNLKKSVELRDQVLSSMQQKLDDLCEQLNGTKELSTAAFNKLSNKDGELQSSEAFGAEKIKFVDCGCWHCEQHYDLFNELQGASVTRDSIGNEFIQCKNSFSNEEQEERRMSDLSDWASSVTSSAEIQLNNLVVEQDIYNLKRDCEEKDATIKDLTTLMKSSEAANYKRAAELEDIIRRKNSTISKLKKDLVVLEQKVMQLTRERRASFTAGESNGSSVLPQMRDNLIYDMDSTSSPSSSDSDSIPINNARDTPHYLPSAKNQKSAPAKVSRSRSVSPLKEVSSNRKFNAASSSSQKQLSVRGDLKKSRRRSLGGAKNASGHKRWM
- the LOC112772874 gene encoding uncharacterized protein isoform X2; its protein translation is MDDTSVNEHAPHHAPPAPLVSVAPFSTTGRRLSATFQRRSRIPVPSDKPPVAWISLQGRLVNAENASSARTVGLTGEEALAWELFTPVQRFLLVAVIAVAVSESKKNKQIWNLKKSVELRDQVLSSMQQKLDDLCEQLNGTKELSTAAFNKLSNKDGELQSSEAFGAEKIKFVDCGCWHCEQHYDLFNELGASVTRDSIGNEFIQCKNSFSNEEQEERRMSDLSDWASSVTSSAEIQLNNLVVEQDIYNLKRDCEEKDATIKDLTTLMKSSEAANYKRAAELEDIIRRKNSTISKLKKDLVVLEQKVMQLTRERRASFTAGESNGSSVLPQMRDNLIYDMDSTSSPSSSDSDSIPINNARDTPHYLPSAKNQKSAPAKVSRSRSVSPLKEVSSNRKFNAASSSSQKQLSVRGDLKKSRRRSLGGAKNASGHKRWM
- the LOC112771762 gene encoding transcription factor bHLH122, with translation MESDLQAPSSNGLTRYRSAPSSYFTDIIDREFYEHIFNRPSSPETERVFSRFMNSLRDDAAPEDDSLHLDSSSVKEEHDITPSQPLLFQHHQQQQQQNNVNSFNYQSTSRPPLPNQNQNLASSGGVEGVYSNNNNNNNRLPQTKNQSNLVRHSSSPAGLFSQIHIENGYVVDMRGMGTLGAVNKSVEEVKFSSSRTRRLKNPQNYSSSASGRMSSIAEIGNRDSREDNPDAEAFGETQGEDFITELAPWDDSVAVNDIVAGLKRFRDDDVKPFSSGLNAAETQNESRGQQAAPLAHQMSLPNTSAEMAAIEKFLQFSDSVPCKIRAKRGCATHPRSIAERVRRTKISERMRKLQDLVPNMDKQTNTADMLDLAVDYIKDLQKQVETLSDCQAKCTCSSKPQQ